The Triticum dicoccoides isolate Atlit2015 ecotype Zavitan chromosome 6A, WEW_v2.0, whole genome shotgun sequence genome has a window encoding:
- the LOC119316581 gene encoding ABC transporter G family member 39, translated as MEIVRMGSSAGGGSGVRRTASSWRGTSGRSDAFGRSAREEDDEEALRWAAIEKLPTYDRMRKGILLPGAVAGVGGAGQEVDIQGLGLNERKNLIERLIRTAEEDNERFLLKLRDRMERVGIENPTIEVRFQNLNIDAEAYVGNRGIPTFINFFSNKIMNVLSALRIVSSGKRPISIIHDISGIVRPGRMSLLLGPPGSGKTSLLLALAGKLDSTLKVSGRVTYNGHDMHEFVPQRTSAYIGQHDLHIGEMTVRETLAFSARCQGVGTRYDMLTELSRREKEANIKPDPDIDVYMKAISVEGQESVITDYILKILGLEICADTMVGDGMIRGISGGQKKRVTTGEMLVGPAKALFMDEISTGLDSSTTYQIINSLRQSVHILGGTALIALLQPAPETYELFDDIVLLTEGKIVYQGPRESVLEFFEAVGFRCPERKGVADFLQEVTSRKDQHQYWCRSDEPYRYISVNDFTEAFKAFHVGRKMGSELRVPFDRTRNHPAALTTSKFGISKMELLKACVSREWLLMKRNSFVYIFKIVQLIILGTIAMTVFLRTEMHRDSVEDGVIYMGAMFLGLVTHLFNGFAELAMSIAKLPIFYKQRDLLFYPSWAYGLPTWLLKIPISFLECAVWICMTYYVIGFDPNIERFFRHYLLLVLISQMASGLFRVLAALGRDMVVADTFGSFAQLVLLVLGGFLIARDNIKAWWIWGYWCSPLMYAQNAIAVNEFLGHSWRMVVDPTDSNDTLGVQVLKSRGIFVDPNWYWIGVGALLGYIMLFNVLFIVFLDLLDPLGKGQNVVSEEELMEKHVNRTGENVELLLLGNDSQNSPSNGGGEITGADTRERGMALPFTPLSITFDNIRYSVDMPQEMKDKGITEDRLVLLKGVSGAFRPGVLTALMGVSGAGKTTLMDVLAGRKTGGYIEGDISISGYPKNQDTFARIAGYCEQNDIHSPHVTVYESLVYSAWLRLSPDVDSEARQMFVEQVMELVELTSLRGALVGLPGVNGLSTEQRKRLTIAVELVANPSIIFMDEPTSGLDARAAAIVMRAVRNTVDTGRTVVCTIHQPSIDIFEAFDELFLMKRGGEEIYVGPLGHNSCHLIDYFEGIQGVKKIKDGYNPATWMLEVTTLAQEDALGVNFAEVYMNSDLYRRNKALISDLSTPPRGSTDLYFPKQYAQSFFTQCIACLWKQHKSYWRNPSYTATRIFFTTVIALIFGTIFLNLGQKIGKRQDLFNSLGSMYAAVIFIGIQNGQCVQPIVDVERTVFYREKAAGMYSALPYAFAQVFIEIPHVFLQTIIYGLIVYSLIGLDWAFIKFFWYIFFMFFTFLYFTFYGMMAVAMTPNSDIAAIVATAFYAVWNIFAGFLVPRPRIPIWWRWYSWACPVAWTLYGLVASQYGDIADVTLEDGEQVNAFIHRFFGFRHDYVGFMAAGVVGFTVLFAFVFAFSIKVLNFQRR; from the exons ATGGAGATCGTGAGGATGGGGAGCTCGGCGGGGGGCGGGAGCGGCGTGCGGCGGACGGCGTCGTCGTGGCGGGGGACGTCCGGGAGGAGCGACGCCTTCGGGCGGTCGGCcagggaggaggacgacgaggaggcgctGCGCTGGGCGGCCATCGAGAAGCTCCCCACGTACGACCGCATGCGCAAGGGCATCCTGCTCCCGGGCGCCGTCGCCGGCGTCGGCGGCGCCGGGCAGGAGGTGGACATCCAGGGGCTCGGCCTCAACGAGAGGAAGAACCTCATCGAGCGCCTCATACGCACCGCCGAGGAGGACAACGAGCGCTTCCTCCTCAAGCTCCGCGACCGGATGGAGCG GGTTGGGATCGAGAACCCGACGATCGAGGTGCGGTTCCAGAACCTCAACATCGACGCCGAGGCCTACGTCGGCAACCGGGGAATCCCGACGTTCATCAACTTCTTCTCCAACAAAATCATG AATGTGCTGAGTGCTCTGCGCATCGTGTCAAGCGGGAAGAGGCCCATCTCTATCATCCATGACATCAGCGGAATCGTAAGACCCGGCAG AATGTCCTTGTTGCTTGGCCCCCCTGGGTCCGGAAAAACTAGTCTACTCCTGGCCCTGGCAGGGAAGCTGGACTCAACTCTCAAG GTGTCAGGGAGAGTGACTTACAACGGGCATGACATGCATGAATTTGTCCCCCAGAGGACATCAGCGTACATCGGGCAGCATGACCTTCACATCGGCGAAATGACGGTGAGGGAGACACTGGCCTTCTCTGCGAGATGTCAAGGAGTCGGAACCCGTTACG ACATGCTTACTGAACTCTCAAGAAGGGAGAAAGAAGCCAACATCAAGCCAGATCCTGACATTGATGTCTACATGAAG GCCATCTCTGTGGAAGGTCAAGAGAGCGTGATCACAGATTACATCCTCAAA ATTTTGGGTCTGGAAATCTGTGCAGATACAATGGTTGGGGACGGTATGATCAGAGGCATCTCAGGAGGACAAAAGAAGCGTGTCACCACAG GCGAGATGCTTGTCGGGCCAGCAAAGGCACTGTTTATGGATGAAATCTCCACCGGTTTGGACAGCTCCACAACGTACCAGATCATCAACTCCCTCAGGCAATCTGTCCACATCCTCGGTGGCACGGCATTGATCGCGTTGCTTCAGCCTGCGCCTGAAACATACGAGCTCTTTGATGACATTGTTCTGCTCACCGAGGGGAAAATCGTGTACCAGGGTCCTCGAGAAAGCGTCCTTGAGTTCTTTGAGGCCGTCGGATTCAGATGCCCTGAGAGGAAGGGTGTTGCAGACTTCTTGCAAGAA GTAACATCTAGGAAGGATCAGCACCAGTACTGGTGCCGAAGTGACGAGCCATACCGATACATCTCGGTCAACGACTTCACGGAGGCATTCAAAGCATTCCATGTTGGCCGTAAGATGGGCTCGGAGCTCAGGGTGCCGTTCGATCGAACCAGGAACCACCCTGCTGCGCTCACGACTTCCAAGTTCGGTATCAGCAAGATGGAGCTTCTGAAGGCATGCGTCTCTAGGGAGTGGCTGCTGATGAAGAGGAACTCGTTTGTTTACATCTTTAAAATAGTTCAG CTCATAATCCTTGGGACCATCGCAATGACTGTCTTCCTGCGTACGGAGATGCACCGGGACTCAGTCGAGGATGGAGTGATCTACATGGGCGCGATGTTCCTCGGCCTGGTCACGCATTTGTTCAATGGATTCGCCGAGCTCGCCATGAGCATTGCAAAGCTGCCTATATTCTACAAGCAGAGGGACCTGCTCTTCTATCCATCATGGGCGTATGGATTGCCTACATGGCTGCTCAAGATCCCGATATCATTCCTGGAATGTGCCGTGTGGATCTGCATGACTtactatgtcattggcttcgatCCAAACATCGAAAGGTTCTTCCGCCATTACCTGCTGCTTGTGCTGATCAGCCAGATGGCATCGGGTCTCTTCCGGGTTCTTGCTGCATTAGGAAGGGATATGGTTGTTGCAGACACGTTTGGGTCGTTTGCTCAGCTTGTTCTTCTGGTTCTCGGCGGCTTCTTGATAGCTAGAG ATAACATCAAGGCATGGTGGATTTGGGGCTACTGGTGCTCCCCTCTGATGTATGCCCAGAACGCCATAGCGGTGAACGAGTTCCTTGGGCATAGCTGGAGGATG GTTGTTGATCCGACAGACAGCAATGACACGCTAGGCGTACAAGTCTTGAAGTCGCGCGGCATCTTTGTCGATCCAAACTGGTACTGGATCGGTGTTGGTGCCTTACTTGGGTACATCATGCTCTTCAATGTACTCTTCATTGTGTTCCTCGACTTGCTTGACC CACTTGGAAAGGGCCAAAATGTTGTTTCTGAAGAGGAACTGATGGAGAAGCATGTGAACCGCACCGGAGAAAATGTAGAGTTGCTGCTTCTTGGAAACGATTCCCAGAATTCACCTTCCAACG GAGGAGGAGAAATCACTGGCGCTGACACCAGGGAGAGGGGAATGGCACTTCCATTTACTCCCTTGTCAATCACCTTCGACAATATCAGATATTCTGTGGACATGCCTCAG GAAATGAAAGACAAAGGTATTACTGAAGACCGGCTAGTGCTCCTGAAAGGTGTTAGTGGAGCTTTCAGGCCAGGAGTTCTTACAGCATTGATGGGCGTCAGCGGGGCGGGAAAGACCACTCTGATGGATGTGTTGGCGGGACGGAAAACTGGCGGTTACATTGAAGGAGACATCAGCATCTCTGGATACCCGAAGAACCAAGACACTTTTGCCCGGATTGCTGGTTACTGTGAGCAAAATGATATCCATTCTCCACATGTCACCGTTTATGAATCCCTCGTGTACTCGGCGTGGCTCCGGTTGTCCCCTGATGTAGACTCAGAAGCAAGACAA ATGTTTGTGGAACAAGTCATGGAACTCGTCGAGCTGACATCACTGAGGGGAGCATTGGTGGGACTGCCAGGAGTGAATGGTTTATCCACCGAACAGCGTAAAAGGCTCACCATTGCTGTTGAGCTTGTTGCCAACCCCTCCATCATATTCATGGATGAACCAACTTCTGGACTGGACGCAAGGGCAGCTGCCATCGTGATGAGGGCGGTCAGAAACACAGTAGACACAGGAAGAACAGTTGTCTGCACCATCCACCAGCCCAGCATCGACATATTTGAAGCTTTTGATGAG CTGTTCCTGATGAAACGGGGAGGAGAAGAAATTTATGTCGGCCCCTTGGGGCACAACTCATGCCATCTGATCGATTACTTTGAG GGAATACAAGGTGTGAAGAAAATCAAGGATGGATACAACCCTGCAACCTGGATGTTAGAAGTGACCACCCTAGCTCAGGAAGATGCCTTGGGTGTCAACTTTGCCGAAGTATACATGAATTCTGACCTATACCG GAGGAACAAAGCTTTGATAAGTGACCTAAGCACACCTCCACGTGGATCGACGGACCTGTACTTCCCAAAACAGTATGCACAGTCCTTCTTCACACAATGCATTGCTTGCCTGTGGAAGCAGCATAAGTCCTATTGGAGAAATCCATCATACACTGCAACTAGAATATTCTTCACGACGGTTATTGCTCTCATCTTTGGCACCATCTTTTTGAACCTAGGACAGAAAAT CGGCAAGAGGCAGGACCTGTTCAATTCTTTGGGTTCCATGTATGCAGCAGTTATTTTCATTGGAATTCAGAATGGCCAATGCGTTCAACCTATTGTCGACGTCGAGCGAACAGTTTTTTACCGAGAAAAAGCTGCTGGCATGTACTCTGCTCTACCCTATGCTTTTGCACAG GTTTTCATTGAGATCCCACATGTCTTCCTACAGACCATTATTTATGGTCTGATTGTTTACAGCTTGATTGGCTTGGACTGGGCATTTATCAAATTCTTTTGGTACATCTTCTTCATGTTCTTCACTTTCCTGTACTTCACATTTTATGGGATGATGGCAGTCGCCATGACGCCAAACAGCGACATTGCTGCCATAGTCGCAACTGCATTCTATGCAGTATGGAATATCTTTGCCGGTTTCCTAGTCCCCCGACCA AGGATACCAATATGGTGGAGGTGGTACTCATGGGCATGCCCGGTGGCATGGACACTCTACGGGCTTGTTGCCTCACAATATGGAGACATTGCAGACGTTACGCTGGAGGATGGGGAACAAGTGAACGCTTTCATCCACAGATTCTTTGGATTCAGGCATGATTACGTAGGTTTTATGGCTGCCGGTGTTGTAGGATTCACTGTTCTCTTCGCTTTCGTTTTTGCCTTCTCCATCAAAGTCTTGAACTTCCAAAGAAGATAG